In one window of Pseudorasbora parva isolate DD20220531a chromosome 7, ASM2467924v1, whole genome shotgun sequence DNA:
- the dnase2 gene encoding deoxyribonuclease-2-alpha isoform X2: MDGESEGWTEGKTLVNDSQSAVGRTVGPLYEGGDDVGYVLYNDQPPKFEGENGICGHTKGVVVFDKQQGFWLVHSTPHFPPPKSAGQFSYPSSGISNGQNFICVTYPFERFQTIGEQLKINQPHIYDCSIPASLAAAVPAMAQLCKHTLGRWDNTSIPPSNRSISLLSLAGTEFISFAKGASFANDLYHSWVAPSLQSDLLVQFWRRSTGLLPSDCSPSWEVLNIDLISPGQSITFKATEDHSKWAVSIGSSRIGSGTAGGWVCVGDINRDEAEEKRGGGTVCRQDTVVWKAYRLAALQCETCSGEVKPCEKAAQYRRCS; encoded by the exons ATGGATGGAGAGAGTGAGGGATGGACGGAGGGGAAGACTTTAGTGAATGACAGTCAAAGTGCTGTTGGCAGAACAGTAGGACCTTTATATGAG GGCGGTGATGATGTTGGATATGTCTTATATAATGACCAGCCTCCAAAATTTGAAGGTGAAAACGGGATTTGTGGCCACACCAAAG gaGTTGTTGTCTTTGATAAGCAGCAGGGCTTCTGGTTGGTCCACAGCACACCTCATTTCCCCCCTCCTAAATCAGCGGGCCAGTTTTCATACCCCAGTTCTGGCATAAGTAATGGACAGAACTTCATCTGTGTCACATATCCTTTTGAGCGCTTTCAGACCATAG GTGAACAGTTAAAAATCAATCAGCCTCACATATATGACTGCAGCATTCCTGCTTCCCTGGCCGCTGCTGTTCCTGCTATGGCTCAGCTCTGTAAACACACACTGGGCAGATGGGACAACACTTCCATCCCCCCATCCAATCGCAGTATATCACTCCTCTCATTGGCTGGAACGGAGTTTATTAGCTTTGCAAAAGGTGCATCATTTGCCAATG ACCTATATCACTCTTGGGTGGCGCCTAGTCTACAGTCCGACCTGCTGGTTCAGTTCTGGCGTCGCTCCACAGGCCTCCTGCCCTCTGACTGCTCTCCAAGCTGGGAAGTCCTCAACATAGATCTCATTTCCCCAGGCCAGAGCATCACGTTCAAGGCTACAGAGGATCACTCGAAGTGGGCGGTTAGTATCGGCAGCAGCCGCATTGGAAGTGGGACAGCAGGCGGCTGGGTCTGCGTAGGAGACATCAACCGTGACGAGGCGGAGGAAAAGAGAGGTGGGGGTACGGTGTGCCGCCAAGACACTGTGGTGTGGAAGGCCTATCGTTTGGCCGCCTTGCAGTGCGAGACCTGCAGTGGAGAAGTGAAGCCATGCGAAAAAGCCGCACAGTATCGCAGATGCAGCTGA
- the dnase2 gene encoding deoxyribonuclease-2-alpha isoform X1, whose amino-acid sequence MLLHVLLLLLASGGASSSISCYDDQGKPVDWFYLYKLPHPRHEPVLEGLKYLFMDGESEGWTEGKTLVNDSQSAVGRTVGPLYEGGDDVGYVLYNDQPPKFEGENGICGHTKGVVVFDKQQGFWLVHSTPHFPPPKSAGQFSYPSSGISNGQNFICVTYPFERFQTIGEQLKINQPHIYDCSIPASLAAAVPAMAQLCKHTLGRWDNTSIPPSNRSISLLSLAGTEFISFAKGASFANDLYHSWVAPSLQSDLLVQFWRRSTGLLPSDCSPSWEVLNIDLISPGQSITFKATEDHSKWAVSIGSSRIGSGTAGGWVCVGDINRDEAEEKRGGGTVCRQDTVVWKAYRLAALQCETCSGEVKPCEKAAQYRRCS is encoded by the exons ATGTTGCTTCATGTTCTGCTCCTCCTCCTTGCATCAGGAGGAGCTTCTTCCTCCATCTCATGTTATGATGATCAGGGGAAACCTGTTGACTG GTTTTACTTGTACAAACTTCCACACCCTCGTCATGAGCCTGTCCTGGAGGGGCTGAAGTATCTTTTCATGGATGGAGAGAGTGAGGGATGGACGGAGGGGAAGACTTTAGTGAATGACAGTCAAAGTGCTGTTGGCAGAACAGTAGGACCTTTATATGAG GGCGGTGATGATGTTGGATATGTCTTATATAATGACCAGCCTCCAAAATTTGAAGGTGAAAACGGGATTTGTGGCCACACCAAAG gaGTTGTTGTCTTTGATAAGCAGCAGGGCTTCTGGTTGGTCCACAGCACACCTCATTTCCCCCCTCCTAAATCAGCGGGCCAGTTTTCATACCCCAGTTCTGGCATAAGTAATGGACAGAACTTCATCTGTGTCACATATCCTTTTGAGCGCTTTCAGACCATAG GTGAACAGTTAAAAATCAATCAGCCTCACATATATGACTGCAGCATTCCTGCTTCCCTGGCCGCTGCTGTTCCTGCTATGGCTCAGCTCTGTAAACACACACTGGGCAGATGGGACAACACTTCCATCCCCCCATCCAATCGCAGTATATCACTCCTCTCATTGGCTGGAACGGAGTTTATTAGCTTTGCAAAAGGTGCATCATTTGCCAATG ACCTATATCACTCTTGGGTGGCGCCTAGTCTACAGTCCGACCTGCTGGTTCAGTTCTGGCGTCGCTCCACAGGCCTCCTGCCCTCTGACTGCTCTCCAAGCTGGGAAGTCCTCAACATAGATCTCATTTCCCCAGGCCAGAGCATCACGTTCAAGGCTACAGAGGATCACTCGAAGTGGGCGGTTAGTATCGGCAGCAGCCGCATTGGAAGTGGGACAGCAGGCGGCTGGGTCTGCGTAGGAGACATCAACCGTGACGAGGCGGAGGAAAAGAGAGGTGGGGGTACGGTGTGCCGCCAAGACACTGTGGTGTGGAAGGCCTATCGTTTGGCCGCCTTGCAGTGCGAGACCTGCAGTGGAGAAGTGAAGCCATGCGAAAAAGCCGCACAGTATCGCAGATGCAGCTGA